The Coffea arabica cultivar ET-39 chromosome 2c, Coffea Arabica ET-39 HiFi, whole genome shotgun sequence genome includes the window aatgtagtcataaatcatgaattaattctCTTGGGAATATAAAGAGACATCCAcattttagttgtttcataacactcccccttggatgtccattacacaaaaaatatgcctcgttaaaaccttactaggGAAAAATTCAGTGggatcaaaaaccctagtgaagaaaaaagagtacactattcttgtgtattaatttctccccctgatgcaaacatcatttgagatcttttaatcgtcgcattccaatattcttcgccaattgcactgagatatggtacttcaggaccaagtatctcttcatcttcctcttgcGATCTAAAAGGATCCTTTttaggatctaatgatctgacGACCATTGGAGTACTTAATATATGTGCCTTATCTATATAAAACAGCTTTAATACCTTCTAGGTATATGCAGTTTGGTGgataaaaatttcacttttcaaatgctcaatttgtaaaccaagacagaattttatctttctaaaatttttgatctcaaattctatcttcaaatattcaataatattttgaatctcttcaaGAGTTCCAATTaaatttagatcatcaacatatacagcaattatcacaaaatttgatccatttttcttgataaaaacacgtggacatattggatcattggtaTAACCTTCTTTAGTTAGACATTCATTGAGAcggttataccacatacgtcTAGATTGTTTGAGTCCATACaaagacctttgtaatttaatagaataaatatctttagaatttgatttgcatgcttcaggcatgttgaatccttcggagattctcatataaatatcattttcaagattttcatataaatatgcagtaacgacgtccattagacgcatatctaatttttcatgtactgcaaaactcacaagatatctaaatgtgatagcatccactacaggtgaatacatttcatcataatcaaattCAAGCCTTTGTGAAAATCTTTAAGCTACTAGCTTTACACCTTTAGGTGTTTGGACTACAAGtccagaaatttttcttttaaccaaTAAATCCAATTCAGATTGGATCGTATCTTTCCACTTTGAACAATCATTTCTATACCGACATTCATCAACCACTATAGATTCATGATCCTCATCAACTTCTAAaatatcaagtgctacatttcattaggctccaattaaattttctatgatttAATTCTCTTCAGGAGTTGGCTCTTCAGGAGCAACCTCTTCAagaggttgaattttgtcatgacatttaTTGAATCTCCAgagatatttgaaatcaatttataccTTATTTAGGTAGGCCGAccttaaatttatttgtagcACTTATGCATGTCCTTCAGGGACATCAATTTTAACCAGAGTATTTCCTGCAGGAATAGTTGATTTAATGACTCTTCTGGAGTCGATAATATATTTGACAATTGGTTTGCAGTTTTCtgcaaatgaataatttcttgaacttctagttcacattattttgtatgagaatcgagaaaattcaattttttaaaatgatttcctTTCGGTTGATCTTTTCCTCCCCCTAATGTCAGGAATCGTAACTcatcagaataaataaatcattcaatagATCACCCATCAATATTTtacgatatttaatcgtaaaagGTGATTCATATCCgacataaattttaaatttcttttggagccatatataatataaatggGGTATGTATAAATACTTATCGGCTCTCAAATATTCTTACTTTTGTTAAATCATATATTCATTGGGATCAGTAAACTTCTGGTTTACTACAGGTGataattataaatcaaatgagaatgaaaacaACTATATCGATAACCATTTCTCTCTCGAATGGTTATTATGATATAATTAACCTTTATCTCATTTGTTTCTAAACATAATTATATTATTATCTCATTTAGTGTCTCAATTTGATATCCATTTCGATgaatattcaaattcaataaattctTCGAGACATGGTAAAAAGTAGTGCTTCATTTATCATAAACTTTTCTCCTACAGGGAGAAATATATCATTGGCTCTTTTGGAGCTTTCAATCACTTAAGCACTACCACTTATTGTGTTTGTCTCTCTCATTGGAATATAGTGTATATAGTAGCACTTGTTAATGAGACACATATCATTGTCACCATAATTCTTATGggacaaatatcatcaccataATTCTTTGATCCCAAATATTTAACATCCATTTTTTCTTTAGGAAAAAAAGTCAATTgctatcataaattaaatcaagCGTCATACACCTTCAGAGTGTTTAAAGAAATTGGCCATGTGAAGATgctattataattttgattcctcatatGTGCTTCGAGACATTTATCTTCAGGATCCTTACTTTCTTGTCCTCATCATTATTATCCCACTTCAAGTGGTAATTTTTTCTCTTATCATGGTAGAatatatatttaccaaaatcatagTCATGGCAGCAACCAtaactaataaattgaaatttagtcgCATTCACTTCTTGGAATGGACTAGAATTAGCATGCAATAAGTACAAAATGCTTCTCAAAATTTCTCTTAATATAGCTACTATAGGAGCATATTCGAGAAATTAATTGTGgagaatatcattttcaatataTCTTATGAGTAAAATTTTCTCAACACAATTTCAACTGAGAAGTAATTCTGAAAATTGCATAATTATGTTCTTGTAGCCACAGGTAAATTTATCATACCAGGCTTTTGAAATAATGACCATCTTCTAGTGGCCAAATATTTTCGTTAAAGGACGACCATCTTCAGGCGGTtgaatctttttctttaagtATTTCAAAGGACAAGTGAATTATCAAacataattgattttctataataGCATCTCCAAAACTCAATGCATTAGAATATAAgtatttataataaataattataaagaTAAATAAGTAGAATTAAAAGGAGAAATATTACCTCAAAGATGTCAAACAATATATGTTTGTGTTTAGTGATTGCTCAACAATAGGCACTTGTATTTTTCGATCATTCAAATGttagccataagaaattgaaataagtttGGGGGGGGTCAGAAATTTACCTCAGAAGTTACTTGAAAAAATGCAGGTAGAATTTTGGCAAAATCTCTTGTTTCACTTTTGTTCAAGGTAGAGTCTccgttttcaccttttgctcaaaaATAGAGACTCATGCTGATAacgtgttataaaactaataaaataaaatattacaaTAGGAATTGAAGAAGTATTAGAGAAAGAAATAGAGAAAGGGAGAATGATATCCTTATATTtcaacaaaatacaaaagtcattctaaagggtgtcaatgtacctctatatatagatactacaagattaaacatccactactacaaaaatatgaagaaatctatgaaacggtttctccactacatgaatagatttatgaattgtaatttctatacataatgtagccataaatcatgaattaattctCTTGGGAATATAAAGAGACATCCAcattttagttgtttcataacaaCATCACATTagtattagttttataacaatAATAAGATTTTGAAAAACATTTCTATAAATACTTAATTCATGCAGAGCCCAAGTCCTTGTGACTTGATTTTAGAAGCATAGCAGCCATGAGCATCGTCAACAAATGAAAAGAGCAAAGCTGTGGCAGAGAAATTGTAATCGATTCACCTGATTGATACTGTTGATGGTGTTGTCATTTGGGTGCTTCGGATTcccctttttttaaatttggaatTTCCAAGTTATAATCTTCGTGTCCTGtactttgtttacttttcttatttattattattattgatatTATTGTTTGTTGCCTGGTGAATTTGATTGATCtcattttaattaatagttGGGAAGAGAGAATTTTTTCTGAATTGTGATTTACTCTGATATCTATTTGCTTGCACCAATTCCGTTTTTCCAACGACTTTGATACTGTTGTTGTTGAGTGAAGATACTGTAGGGAAGCTCTCGTGGAAAAATAGCACGAAACGAGGATGATAAAAATTCACTACCATCATCTAGCATTTCTCTTCAGTAACAACAGAACAAAGAACAAGCTAGCGTAAACAccaaatttattaaaaagaagaagaagaagtaagAAATAGAAAATGTCGCATGCTTCTACTCTGAACCATATCCTTCCAAGTAATTCCgcttaacaataataataattaaaagttCGTTGGTAGATAGATTCTACTTGACCTTCTTCCACAAAATACATTACCTGGACGAGTACAATTGATCACTCGTTTTCCTAGAACATCATAGCAAAGGACCACCTCCATCAATATCTTGTTGTTGTTATAATAGCGGCACCGCAACTCTGGCCTAGCTTGAGTAAACTTGGAGATGGCCAACATGACGTCCCGAACTCTAGGCCACGGCAATTGGATTGGAGATCGTGCGTTAAAGAATATATACGTAAGATCATAGGTAAACATCAGCGTCTTTGCTAGATTAAAGTAGTTTTGTTGGTTGAAAACATTCTCCGAACATGTGCCATGACGATTCCATTCCATGGCCCAAAAGTTCTGCTCAATGCGCCAATTACCTTTTGCAGATGGGGGTTTTGACAAGAAATAGTCATACCAATAATTATCCCGTGCATTTATGCTTCGCTGATCCTACAAAAACCCACTtacatattaaaaaaattaattccatTAAGCGAATGAAAATAGTATGGTTCTATCTTTTTTTAGCTagtatataataatttttttagggGTTAAtattgtaaatttatatttgtTAAGTAGaacaatttaaaatttttataatcatGTCCAAAAAGGAAAACTTTTGTCATATAAAACACTTTAATAGAAGCTTTACTAGAAGTGATGATATGCAGAAAGTAATTGTTGGTAGAGTGATTGTAATAGTGAAGAAATACTGGGGAaatttatgtattatataaattaAACAATTTATGGGAATTGAAGATATGCAAAAAGAGACAGATGGCATAATTGAATAAACTATAGCGTGCATGTCAAATGTACTATAATTATATAAATTACTAGTATGAAGTCTTTAACCTTTAGTGGTATGTAACGGGTGCCGCCACAATTATACAAAGGTTGCGTGTAATTATCTGGCCAGAGCCCATGCAACGTAAACTTGGGTACTGGCGGTGTTCGCTTGCATGGGTTTAGGCTACAACGTGATGGACCCCAGAATGAAACTAGCCGGAAGAACTCGTATTGACCACTGATTTTTTGGGCATCGATAATAAGCAAAGCCAGTGTCAGTGTTAAATAGGACCTTGTCAAACAGTTGGATCCTGCCATACGGAAGGGTTTGATGAATTATTTTCTGGATGTTTACACAGAAATTTGGGAGGGAGCGAGCAAGCCAGGGGAGCATCCGGTCAAGTGACCACATACGAAGCACCTTCGTCGGAGTACTTATAATCCACTCACTATCACGGCATGTGATGGATTGGACTTTGAGACCCCACAAAGTTAAAACATAGCAAATCCTTTGCCAAACAATATTAGGCAACTCATATCGCGGCATGTGATGGGTCGGCTCTCCAAAGGCGTAAATTCACATGTAATATGAATATGAAATGTCCCACCAAGGCTGCATATGAGTGGAGTCATTCTTATCACGAGCTGTTTGACTCGAGCTACTCGAAACTCGACTTAATCGTTAGTTTGTAATTTACTTcgattatatttatattttttatttttttgttttaataaaaaattatatacatctctaatattttattatttattaagaaaaattactgttttattcatttttaaaaataaagtttttatttttttaaactcaaaCTCGACTCGGGTTGAATTTGGGGTCAAACTCGAGTTTAAGTTTTACATTAAAAACTCGTCGAGTTCGAat containing:
- the LOC113722288 gene encoding ribonuclease S-2, with translation MAGSNCLTRSYLTLTLALLIIDAQKISGQYEFFRLVSFWGPSRCSLNPCKRTPPVPKFTLHGLWPDNYTQPLYNCGGTRYIPLKDQRSINARDNYWYDYFLSKPPSAKGNWRIEQNFWAMEWNRHGTCSENVFNQQNYFNLAKTLMFTYDLTYIFFNARSPIQLPWPRVRDVMLAISKFTQARPELRCRYYNNNKILMEVVLCYDVLGKRVINCTRPGNVFCGRRSSRIYLPTNF